From a region of the Acidobacteriota bacterium genome:
- a CDS encoding transketolase C-terminal domain-containing protein, whose translation MPTVLESINQGLHGAMAANARVVVLGEDILDPYGGAFKVTRGLSSAYPDRVFTTPISEAAIVGLASGLALRGMRPITEIMFGDFLFLAGDQLANHAAKFQWMYNDQVSVPMVVRTPMGARRGYGPTHSQSIEKHFMGIPGLWVVAPHILGEPGRLLRQATLECDAPVVFIESKTCYGRALVSAVPGMTSTVIADEASPFPTVVLRHDRSDVADGLLWCYGGMTPHCLEAVQHLKDREGLHLDLAVVSQLSPVPASHIERIVADCETELFVYAEEASVEHGWSAEVLAQVQQQLSAAGRPGGHVRIGGAHTPIASSRTLEAAALPQASDIVAGIVDCF comes from the coding sequence ATGCCCACCGTTCTCGAATCGATCAACCAGGGCCTGCACGGTGCGATGGCTGCGAATGCTCGTGTCGTAGTGCTCGGTGAAGACATTCTCGACCCATACGGTGGCGCGTTCAAGGTGACCAGGGGACTGTCGTCGGCCTATCCCGATCGCGTTTTCACGACACCGATCTCCGAGGCGGCCATCGTTGGTCTGGCCTCGGGCCTGGCGCTGCGCGGGATGCGGCCGATTACTGAGATCATGTTCGGGGACTTCCTGTTTCTCGCCGGTGATCAGCTGGCCAATCACGCGGCCAAGTTTCAGTGGATGTACAACGACCAGGTCAGCGTACCGATGGTGGTGCGCACGCCGATGGGTGCAAGACGCGGCTACGGTCCCACGCACAGCCAGTCGATCGAGAAGCACTTCATGGGCATCCCCGGCCTGTGGGTGGTGGCTCCGCACATCCTTGGCGAGCCGGGAAGGCTGCTGCGGCAAGCTACGCTCGAGTGCGACGCGCCGGTGGTGTTCATCGAGAGCAAGACCTGCTACGGCCGGGCCCTAGTCTCGGCAGTGCCGGGCATGACCTCAACCGTGATTGCGGACGAGGCCTCGCCGTTTCCCACGGTGGTGCTGCGCCACGACCGCAGCGACGTGGCCGACGGCCTGCTGTGGTGCTATGGCGGGATGACGCCGCATTGCCTCGAGGCGGTGCAGCACTTGAAGGACCGTGAGGGCCTGCACCTCGACCTCGCCGTAGTCAGCCAATTGTCCCCCGTGCCAGCGTCACACATTGAGCGGATTGTCGCAGATTGCGAGACCGAGCTGTTTGTCTACGCAGAGGAAGCGAGCGTGGAGCACGGGTGGTCAGCGGAGGTGCTCGCACAGGTGCAGCAGCAGTTGAGTGCGGCTGGGCGTCCGGGCGGCCACGTCCGCATCGGCGGCGCGCACACGCCGATTGCCAGCAGCCGGACTCTTGAAGCAGCGGCCCTGCCGCAAGCGAGCGACATCGTTGCTGGTATCGTTGATTGCTTCTGA
- a CDS encoding class I SAM-dependent methyltransferase — protein MSSVDRVDLNFPDCLAADFPQDVPAALAVVDDIVASIAGADFRSLARNSPALDASQWQWSTYLKCSVARMVHASSALRERGITGGRALDVGAYFGNFSLLLARQGFSVDALDAFGSYAPALDGPNALLRAAGVRLLDFAAVGRELEQLPAAEYDVVLCTGVIEHIPHTPRFLLAGLDRVLKVGGQLVLDTPNFAHIYNRQKFSRGESVMADLPAQYYSERPFEGHHREYTVAELSWMLAQLGHDDLRVEAFNYSAYEQATLLGRDVANHWAMVQDPTMREYLLTVSTKPAAPPATPPARVDDAVWAAALVDPERYWQQALPADLPRPSVSTEGEQMLIALQREIDQRDGLLAETQATLLKEVALQQSIQAEVTRRDDMLRQLEGYLQGEIQLRDRLLDELRANFDRTFDARLRRLARKLLRR, from the coding sequence ATGTCTAGCGTTGACCGCGTAGACCTGAATTTCCCCGACTGTCTGGCCGCGGACTTCCCGCAGGACGTTCCCGCCGCCCTTGCGGTAGTGGACGACATTGTCGCGAGCATCGCCGGGGCCGACTTCCGGTCGCTGGCCCGCAACTCGCCGGCGCTCGACGCCAGCCAGTGGCAGTGGTCGACGTACTTGAAATGCAGCGTGGCACGCATGGTCCATGCCTCATCGGCGCTGCGGGAGCGCGGGATAACCGGCGGCCGGGCACTGGATGTCGGAGCGTATTTCGGGAACTTCAGCTTGCTGCTGGCCCGGCAGGGCTTCTCGGTTGATGCGCTCGACGCCTTTGGCAGCTATGCGCCCGCCCTCGATGGTCCCAACGCGCTGCTGCGGGCAGCGGGCGTTCGGTTGCTTGACTTCGCCGCGGTTGGACGTGAGTTGGAGCAGTTACCGGCGGCCGAGTACGATGTGGTGCTGTGCACAGGAGTGATCGAGCACATTCCGCACACCCCGCGGTTCCTGCTGGCCGGGCTGGATCGAGTGCTGAAGGTCGGCGGCCAACTGGTGCTCGACACACCCAACTTTGCGCATATCTACAACCGGCAGAAGTTCTCTCGTGGTGAAAGCGTGATGGCTGATCTGCCGGCGCAGTATTACTCGGAGCGGCCGTTCGAGGGACACCACCGGGAATACACGGTCGCTGAGCTGTCGTGGATGCTGGCGCAACTGGGACACGACGACCTCCGTGTCGAAGCGTTTAACTACAGCGCGTACGAACAGGCGACCCTGCTGGGCCGTGATGTTGCCAACCATTGGGCAATGGTGCAGGACCCGACGATGCGGGAGTATTTGCTCACCGTATCGACCAAGCCGGCGGCACCGCCGGCGACTCCGCCGGCGCGTGTCGATGATGCGGTTTGGGCCGCGGCCCTAGTGGACCCGGAGCGCTACTGGCAGCAAGCTCTCCCTGCAGACCTGCCCCGGCCGTCGGTTTCAACGGAAGGCGAGCAGATGCTGATCGCGCTGCAGCGCGAAATCGATCAGCGCGACGGACTGCTCGCCGAGACGCAGGCCACGCTGCTGAAGGAGGTGGCGCTGCAGCAGTCGATTCAGGCTGAGGTAACGCGGCGCGACGACATGTTGCGGCAGCTCGAGGGATACCTCCAGGGGGAGATCCAGTTGCGCGACCGCCTCCTCGACGAGCTCCGAGCCAATTTCGACCGGACGTTCGACGCCCGCCTGCGGCGCCTCGCTCGCAAACTGCTGCGTCGCTAG
- the asnB gene encoding asparagine synthase (glutamine-hydrolyzing) has translation MCGIVGSFKPGGEACSEAVLGRMRDRMAHRGPDGVGLWTSADRSCVLGHRRLSIIDLSTAANQPMLNRAGTVAVAFNGEIYNHADVRRELETLGKYEWTTDHSDTEVLLHAYEEWGLECTKRFYGMFAVIIHDSRDAGRPVVHLIRDRVGVKPLYFTKTAAGEWLFASEIRALLAHPDVSREMDQTAFWHYLTFIVTPAPMTLFRGIFKMPAGHTITINHTGRATARQWWDCRPDAANLFSESDLSEPEAVAELTRLLKQSIARRMVSDVPFGVLLSGGVDSSLNVALMSELMSRPVTTFTIGYEGKEDYNEFQFARRVSERYGTDHHETLISRQEAQDFLPLLVRLQDEPIADNVCIPLYFLARLVRQSGTTVVQVGEGADENFLGYWWCEHYRQKHEQVYKPARASGWWQQLFARAQAAAPGANAEDLDIINRAKAGQELFWGGAACWWGEMRKRLTPDSSAFQGSIDCPVEGLMPDSHRSLDSHNVVRNYLGDLDGRLLEPDVLQKIPYMEMKLRLPEHLLMRVDKLTMAHSIEARVPFLDHDVVEFATRLPPSYKLRDGVGKWLLKKAAEPYLDHDLVYRKKQGFGAPMEEWFQEGDFGPRCLAAFERSALAKEGFFDNSYFVDLLKGQMAGRGGYSFQLWTVMNAVLWHASWIEGREDCL, from the coding sequence ATGTGTGGAATCGTAGGTAGTTTCAAACCCGGCGGCGAGGCGTGTAGCGAAGCGGTGCTCGGCCGGATGCGCGACCGCATGGCGCACCGCGGCCCTGACGGCGTGGGCCTGTGGACGTCTGCCGACCGCAGCTGTGTTCTCGGCCACCGCCGCCTGTCGATCATCGACCTGTCCACGGCCGCCAACCAGCCGATGTTGAACCGCGCTGGCACCGTGGCGGTGGCGTTCAACGGTGAGATCTACAACCACGCCGACGTCCGACGGGAGCTCGAAACGCTTGGTAAGTACGAGTGGACGACCGACCACTCCGATACCGAGGTGCTGCTCCACGCCTACGAAGAGTGGGGACTGGAGTGCACCAAGCGCTTCTACGGCATGTTCGCGGTGATCATCCACGACTCCCGCGATGCCGGCCGTCCCGTGGTGCACCTCATTCGCGACCGGGTCGGCGTGAAGCCCCTGTATTTCACGAAGACCGCCGCCGGTGAGTGGCTGTTCGCGTCGGAGATCCGCGCCCTGCTCGCACACCCGGATGTTTCGCGCGAAATGGACCAGACCGCGTTCTGGCACTACCTCACCTTCATCGTCACGCCGGCGCCGATGACGCTGTTTCGCGGCATCTTCAAGATGCCGGCGGGTCACACCATCACGATCAATCACACCGGCCGCGCGACCGCTCGCCAGTGGTGGGATTGTCGGCCGGACGCCGCCAACCTGTTCTCCGAGAGTGACCTCAGCGAGCCGGAAGCGGTGGCGGAATTGACACGGTTGTTGAAGCAGTCGATCGCGCGCCGGATGGTGTCGGATGTCCCGTTCGGCGTCCTGCTGTCGGGCGGCGTCGATTCGTCGCTGAACGTGGCGCTGATGAGCGAGCTCATGTCGCGGCCGGTGACCACCTTCACGATCGGCTACGAAGGGAAGGAAGACTACAACGAGTTCCAGTTCGCCCGCCGTGTCAGCGAGCGTTATGGCACCGATCATCACGAGACGCTGATCAGCCGCCAGGAGGCCCAGGACTTCCTGCCGCTGCTGGTCCGGCTCCAGGACGAGCCGATCGCCGACAACGTGTGTATCCCGCTCTACTTCCTGGCCCGCCTGGTGCGGCAGTCAGGGACGACGGTGGTCCAGGTCGGAGAGGGCGCCGACGAAAACTTCCTCGGCTACTGGTGGTGCGAGCACTACCGCCAGAAACACGAGCAGGTCTACAAGCCGGCGCGCGCGTCCGGATGGTGGCAGCAGCTCTTCGCGCGCGCGCAGGCCGCCGCGCCCGGCGCCAACGCCGAGGATCTCGACATCATCAACCGGGCCAAGGCCGGACAGGAACTGTTCTGGGGCGGCGCCGCCTGCTGGTGGGGCGAGATGCGTAAGCGGCTCACGCCGGATAGCAGCGCCTTCCAGGGGTCGATCGATTGCCCGGTCGAAGGCCTGATGCCCGACTCGCATCGCAGCCTTGACAGCCACAACGTGGTGCGCAACTACCTCGGTGATCTCGACGGCCGGCTGCTGGAGCCGGACGTTCTGCAGAAGATCCCGTACATGGAAATGAAGCTCCGCCTGCCGGAGCACCTGTTGATGCGCGTGGACAAGCTGACGATGGCGCACTCGATCGAAGCGCGGGTCCCGTTCCTCGATCACGACGTGGTCGAGTTTGCCACCAGGCTGCCGCCGTCGTACAAGCTGCGCGACGGCGTCGGCAAGTGGCTGTTGAAGAAGGCCGCCGAGCCATATCTCGACCACGACCTGGTGTACCGGAAGAAGCAGGGGTTCGGCGCGCCAATGGAAGAGTGGTTCCAGGAAGGCGACTTCGGCCCCCGCTGCCTGGCGGCTTTCGAGCGATCGGCGCTCGCCAAGGAGGGCTTCTTCGACAACAGCTACTTTGTCGACCTGTTGAAAGGCCAGATGGCCGGCCGTGGGGGCTACAGCTTCCAGCTGTGGACGGTGATGAACGCTGTGTTGTGGCACGCGTCGTGGATTGAGGGCCGTGAGGACTGTCTATGA
- a CDS encoding lysylphosphatidylglycerol synthase transmembrane domain-containing protein, with the protein MSRRNVWFGLQAIGTLVLLGLLFRSFDWARFLDLLTSLSPGFYAGSLLVVLAIQLMTAIRWQMVLGALGVNVPLGEVLRQALIGMFFSNLMPTAVGGDAVKVYYLGRTAGYAEVGASVLLDRFLGFLWLAFIGSAIAWTVPADSALLQLNRNLLTLFAVLLAGFASASQLPIERVIARIMPARWRTLEARLAEFIGLLRRGALRPAPLAVSLVFALAMSRLNTELYLRYFQANGLPALPVLPVMLVIVGMAVFVNVPLSVNGIGLREQLHVLLFAGLGVPPEVAVWIALLLFSHSLVLSLVGCVLWLKVKRDVVPAIP; encoded by the coding sequence ATGAGCCGTCGTAACGTCTGGTTCGGCTTGCAGGCGATCGGCACCCTGGTCCTGCTGGGCTTGTTGTTCCGAAGTTTCGACTGGGCGCGATTTCTCGACCTGCTGACTTCGTTGTCGCCCGGCTTTTATGCCGGGTCCCTGCTCGTCGTTCTGGCCATCCAGTTGATGACCGCTATCAGATGGCAGATGGTGCTTGGCGCCCTCGGGGTCAACGTGCCGCTCGGCGAAGTGCTGCGACAGGCGCTGATCGGAATGTTTTTCAGCAACCTGATGCCCACGGCGGTGGGCGGCGATGCGGTGAAGGTCTACTACCTTGGGCGCACCGCCGGCTACGCCGAAGTGGGTGCGTCGGTGCTCCTCGATCGCTTCTTGGGGTTCCTGTGGCTGGCGTTCATCGGCTCGGCCATCGCCTGGACGGTGCCCGCCGATTCGGCACTGCTCCAGTTGAACCGTAATCTCCTCACGTTGTTCGCGGTGCTCCTGGCGGGGTTCGCCTCGGCGTCTCAGCTGCCGATTGAGCGAGTGATCGCCCGCATCATGCCCGCGCGGTGGCGGACGCTCGAGGCCAGGCTGGCCGAGTTCATCGGCCTGCTTCGGCGAGGCGCCCTGCGGCCTGCCCCCCTGGCGGTTTCCCTGGTGTTCGCGCTGGCTATGTCGAGGCTGAATACGGAACTGTACCTGCGGTATTTTCAGGCCAACGGCCTGCCCGCACTGCCGGTGCTGCCAGTGATGCTGGTCATTGTCGGCATGGCGGTGTTCGTCAACGTGCCGCTCTCGGTCAATGGGATCGGCCTGCGGGAGCAACTACACGTGCTGCTGTTCGCGGGTCTCGGCGTTCCGCCAGAAGTGGCGGTATGGATCGCGCTGCTTCTGTTCTCGCACTCGCTCGTGCTGAGCCTGGTCGGCTGCGTGTTGTGGCTCAAAGTTAAGCGTGACGTCGTGCCGGCTATACCATGA
- a CDS encoding ABC transporter ATP-binding protein, which produces MFGLLKNKAGAYTEHAALDRVSLDIRRGEKVAIIGRNGAGKSTLLKLITRVIEPSAGVLEVRAQAHALLQIGTGFHPDFTGRQNVYSYLAQLGVVGADAERKFGEIVEFAELEEYIDQPVKTYSSGMGVRLMFATATAITPQLLVLDEVLGVGDAYFAAKSFRRMKSLCEGAGTTLLLVTHDVYSAVKMCERIIWVDRGRILMDGDGGTVVKAYEDSIRQQEETRLRVKKQRKLQEISETLPVLQRPEYAIVEIASRSGRPQNDLVYFSSIRLLVKDEPVAALPLGEDAFERRDNSHLEQSGTAWGTPLEWAGKPGRALLNYGTPFHKVAGVFAIPAAHGELALTEMSCEVEYASVADCDLVVRLFYRDQETELGVITAASSAWTTWRPVTSPQVAVGRSAGGLNITGVHGTGTFTLRDARFVDNDGSELHLLKHGEAARLEIDYTIHDPSLSENAQVVIAFHKDGVQDVCRFITRDLMFRAADRSEGTIRLQVPSLRMTDGEYSVTIMIAKEGYYDSSPSLFYTINPDVYCCVSRMFDVSVTGSGLIGSGTAHLALGDWSLV; this is translated from the coding sequence ATGTTCGGCTTGCTCAAGAACAAGGCAGGCGCCTACACCGAGCACGCCGCGCTGGACCGCGTCAGCCTGGACATTCGCCGAGGCGAGAAGGTTGCGATCATCGGCAGGAACGGCGCGGGCAAGAGCACGCTGCTGAAACTCATCACGCGCGTCATCGAGCCGTCTGCGGGAGTTCTCGAGGTGCGCGCCCAGGCCCATGCGCTGCTACAAATTGGCACCGGCTTCCATCCCGATTTCACCGGCCGTCAGAACGTCTACTCGTACCTCGCCCAGCTCGGTGTCGTGGGAGCCGACGCCGAGAGAAAGTTTGGCGAGATCGTTGAGTTTGCCGAACTCGAGGAGTACATCGATCAGCCCGTCAAGACCTACTCGAGCGGCATGGGCGTCAGGCTGATGTTCGCCACCGCCACCGCCATCACGCCACAACTCCTGGTCCTGGACGAAGTCCTTGGTGTTGGCGACGCGTACTTCGCCGCGAAGAGTTTCAGGCGGATGAAGTCGCTGTGCGAAGGCGCAGGCACGACCTTGCTGCTGGTTACGCACGACGTCTATTCCGCGGTGAAGATGTGCGAGCGGATCATCTGGGTCGACCGCGGCCGCATCCTGATGGATGGCGACGGAGGGACCGTGGTCAAGGCCTATGAGGACTCAATCCGTCAGCAAGAAGAGACCCGGCTCCGGGTGAAGAAGCAGCGCAAGCTGCAGGAAATCAGCGAGACGCTCCCGGTATTACAGCGACCAGAGTACGCGATCGTCGAGATCGCGAGCCGGAGTGGGCGGCCTCAGAATGACCTGGTCTACTTCAGTTCAATCAGGCTCCTAGTGAAGGACGAGCCCGTGGCCGCCTTGCCTCTTGGTGAGGATGCCTTCGAGAGGCGGGACAACTCGCACCTGGAACAGTCTGGGACCGCCTGGGGCACACCACTGGAGTGGGCCGGCAAGCCAGGCAGGGCGCTCTTGAACTACGGCACTCCGTTCCACAAAGTCGCCGGCGTCTTCGCCATCCCCGCGGCGCACGGCGAACTGGCGTTGACCGAGATGAGTTGTGAGGTCGAATACGCTTCGGTTGCGGATTGCGACCTGGTGGTGCGGCTCTTCTACCGCGACCAGGAAACTGAGCTGGGAGTGATCACTGCAGCGTCATCTGCCTGGACTACGTGGCGCCCCGTGACCTCGCCGCAGGTGGCGGTGGGCCGCAGCGCCGGTGGGCTCAACATTACGGGTGTCCACGGGACCGGCACTTTCACGCTGCGCGACGCGCGGTTCGTCGACAATGACGGCTCGGAACTGCATCTGCTCAAGCACGGGGAGGCGGCGAGGCTCGAGATTGACTACACGATTCACGACCCAAGCCTGAGTGAGAATGCGCAAGTCGTGATTGCCTTTCATAAGGACGGCGTTCAGGACGTCTGTCGGTTCATCACCCGCGATCTCATGTTTAGAGCCGCCGACCGCAGCGAGGGGACGATCAGGCTGCAGGTGCCGTCGCTACGAATGACCGACGGCGAATACAGTGTCACCATCATGATCGCGAAAGAGGGGTACTACGACTCGAGTCCCTCGCTGTTCTATACAATCAACCCTGATGTCTATTGCTGCGTCTCACGCATGTTTGACGTCTCAGTGACGGGATCGGGCCTCATCGGCTCGGGCACAGCCCACCTCGCCTTGGGCGATTGGTCGCTGGTGTGA
- a CDS encoding thiamine pyrophosphate-dependent dehydrogenase E1 component subunit alpha: MTAADRYAQLLGIRLFEQSLLDLFSTGALSGTTHTCLGQETVAVGVVSAIDRARDIVFSNHRGHGHFLAYCGEVERLYLEILGKPGGVCGGRGGSQHLHFDNFYSNGVQGGIVPVATGMALAEKQKGSGAVAVVFLGDGTLGEGVVYESFNIASLWSLPIVFVIEHNGYAQSTPSALQIAGDVAARPRAFGIATEECRSTDAGEISAHATKTIAAARSGQGPQCLVCYTYRLGPHSKGDDTRPESELREAWSRDPLKAARAGLDDATAVTIEQRVGAEILAARTRALEAAS, encoded by the coding sequence GTGACCGCGGCAGATCGCTACGCGCAGCTCCTCGGCATTCGTTTGTTCGAGCAGTCGCTGCTCGACCTGTTCTCGACCGGCGCGCTCTCGGGTACGACGCATACCTGTCTTGGCCAGGAGACGGTCGCCGTTGGCGTGGTCTCGGCCATCGACCGCGCCCGCGACATCGTGTTCAGCAATCACCGCGGCCACGGGCATTTCCTGGCGTATTGCGGCGAGGTCGAGCGGCTCTACCTCGAGATTCTCGGCAAGCCTGGTGGCGTCTGTGGCGGCCGGGGCGGCAGCCAGCACCTGCATTTCGATAACTTTTATTCCAACGGAGTCCAGGGCGGCATTGTTCCAGTGGCCACCGGGATGGCGCTGGCCGAGAAGCAGAAGGGCAGTGGCGCGGTCGCCGTGGTGTTTCTCGGTGATGGGACGCTCGGAGAAGGCGTGGTCTACGAATCGTTCAACATCGCCTCGCTGTGGTCGCTGCCGATCGTGTTTGTGATCGAGCACAACGGCTACGCGCAGAGCACGCCGTCGGCGCTGCAGATCGCGGGCGATGTGGCGGCGCGGCCGCGAGCGTTCGGCATTGCCACTGAAGAGTGCCGCTCGACCGATGCCGGCGAGATCTCGGCACACGCCACGAAGACGATCGCTGCCGCCCGGTCTGGCCAGGGGCCGCAGTGCCTGGTGTGCTACACCTATCGGCTTGGCCCACACAGCAAGGGCGACGACACGCGTCCGGAGTCGGAGCTGCGCGAGGCGTGGTCACGCGATCCGCTGAAGGCCGCGCGCGCTGGTCTTGATGACGCTACGGCCGTGACCATCGAGCAGCGCGTCGGCGCCGAAATCCTCGCGGCGCGGACGCGGGCCCTCGAGGCTGCTTCGTAG
- a CDS encoding NAD-dependent epimerase/dehydratase family protein, whose product MNLEQKRIVLIGGAGLIGSHIVDRLLKEPVAEIVVYDNFVRGTRGNLALASQDSKVRIVEASMTDRDALARTLDGADGVFLLASLWLGECVSEPRSAWEVNTVGSFNVIETCLKAGVKRVVYSSSASVYGNAVSTPMTEEHPFNNRTTYGATKIANEQMLRAIYEQHGLPYIGLRYMNIYGPRMDYRGVYVSVIMKVLDRIFAGQPPVIYGDGTQVYDFIYVEDAAEANVRGMTAECADEFFNVGTGVGTTINELVATLLQATSSKLEPEYRPQEQSFVTHRIGSTEKAERLLGFKASTSFAEGLERVVRWRTATGSRGV is encoded by the coding sequence ATGAATCTCGAGCAGAAGCGGATTGTCCTGATCGGCGGCGCCGGACTGATCGGCTCGCATATCGTCGATCGGCTGCTCAAGGAGCCGGTGGCGGAGATCGTCGTCTATGACAATTTCGTGCGCGGAACCCGCGGCAATTTGGCCCTCGCAAGCCAGGACAGCAAGGTGCGCATCGTCGAGGCGTCGATGACCGACCGTGACGCCCTGGCGCGGACCCTGGACGGCGCCGACGGCGTTTTCCTGCTCGCGTCACTGTGGCTCGGTGAATGCGTGTCCGAGCCGCGCAGCGCCTGGGAGGTCAACACCGTCGGCTCGTTCAATGTGATCGAGACCTGCCTCAAGGCCGGCGTCAAGCGCGTGGTCTACTCGTCCTCGGCTTCGGTGTACGGTAACGCCGTCTCCACGCCGATGACCGAGGAGCACCCGTTCAACAATCGCACCACCTACGGCGCCACCAAGATCGCGAACGAGCAGATGCTGCGCGCCATCTACGAACAGCACGGGCTGCCATACATCGGCTTGCGCTACATGAACATCTACGGCCCCCGCATGGACTACCGGGGCGTCTACGTCTCGGTAATCATGAAGGTCCTCGACCGCATCTTCGCCGGCCAGCCGCCGGTCATCTATGGCGACGGGACCCAAGTCTACGACTTTATCTACGTCGAGGACGCTGCGGAGGCGAATGTCCGCGGCATGACGGCCGAGTGTGCGGACGAGTTCTTCAACGTCGGCACGGGCGTTGGCACGACGATCAACGAGTTGGTCGCCACGCTGCTGCAGGCCACCAGCTCGAAGCTCGAGCCGGAGTACCGGCCGCAGGAGCAGAGCTTCGTGACCCACCGGATTGGCAGCACCGAAAAAGCCGAGCGTCTACTCGGGTTCAAGGCGTCGACGTCGTTCGCTGAAGGCCTTGAACGCGTAGTCCGCTGGCGGACCGCGACGGGGAGCCGAGGGGTTTAG
- a CDS encoding acyl carrier protein encodes MSSAPDRDLLTGIRACMQSALKLSDADAAAISMTTTPDQLPGWTSQAHLELVLALERQFDLMFEAEEIAELASVRAIVGALEKVRTN; translated from the coding sequence ATGAGCAGCGCGCCTGACCGCGATCTGCTGACAGGCATCCGCGCCTGCATGCAGTCGGCACTGAAGTTGAGCGATGCCGATGCGGCGGCGATTAGCATGACGACGACGCCCGACCAACTACCCGGCTGGACGTCGCAGGCGCACCTCGAGCTGGTGCTGGCACTGGAGCGACAGTTCGACCTGATGTTCGAAGCCGAAGAGATCGCGGAGTTGGCATCGGTGAGGGCGATTGTCGGTGCGCTCGAAAAAGTGAGAACCAACTGA
- a CDS encoding 2-oxo acid dehydrogenase subunit E2 — protein MATVTPLVVPQVNVNDETVRLECWSVPDGATVAAGDAVCDVETTKAASEITTDAAGVLVQSATAGDQVRVGAVIGAIGPTREAAAAFLAERVTATRPVAGSGATPKAAALAAQHGVSLDQVRAAGVQGTIKETDVRRFIDASAALPAGLDKYLFLEGALPGFDAAIAANLRRSTQGLILTSVDMDCRLGATHAVVKEAQAAGRMVSLLHLVIAAVGRALPSFPRLTSFVWEGSLYRHTAVDIAFVARAADGKLFTPVLRAVDQLSLADIAKASQAAALRAMRGTARVEDFEGAAFTISQVPVPGTTRVAALPSFGQSAILGVSSERMAVGWVDGVAVPQPMVTFTLSYDHALCDGVYAASFLAALVKDLESPRS, from the coding sequence ATGGCAACCGTGACACCGCTGGTGGTGCCCCAGGTCAACGTCAACGACGAGACCGTGCGCCTGGAGTGCTGGTCGGTGCCCGATGGGGCGACCGTGGCGGCGGGCGATGCGGTGTGCGATGTCGAGACCACGAAGGCGGCGTCAGAGATCACGACCGACGCCGCCGGTGTGCTGGTGCAGTCGGCAACGGCAGGTGATCAGGTCAGGGTCGGTGCGGTAATCGGCGCCATTGGCCCGACGCGCGAGGCGGCGGCAGCATTTCTCGCGGAGCGCGTCACGGCAACCCGGCCCGTCGCCGGCAGCGGTGCGACTCCCAAGGCGGCCGCCCTGGCGGCTCAGCACGGCGTGTCGCTCGATCAGGTTCGCGCCGCTGGTGTGCAGGGCACGATCAAGGAAACCGACGTGCGTCGATTCATCGACGCATCCGCGGCCTTGCCGGCCGGACTCGACAAGTACCTCTTCCTTGAAGGAGCACTGCCTGGCTTCGATGCCGCGATTGCCGCGAACCTGAGGCGATCCACCCAGGGACTGATCCTGACCAGCGTTGACATGGACTGTCGCCTGGGCGCCACACACGCCGTTGTTAAGGAAGCGCAGGCCGCCGGCCGGATGGTGAGCCTTCTTCACCTTGTGATTGCCGCCGTTGGGCGTGCGCTGCCGTCGTTTCCGCGCCTGACCAGTTTCGTGTGGGAAGGCTCGCTCTACCGTCATACCGCCGTGGACATCGCCTTCGTGGCCCGCGCCGCGGACGGCAAGTTGTTCACCCCGGTGTTGCGGGCCGTGGACCAGTTGTCGCTGGCGGACATTGCCAAGGCCTCGCAGGCGGCGGCACTACGCGCCATGCGCGGTACCGCAAGGGTCGAAGACTTCGAAGGCGCGGCGTTTACGATTTCGCAGGTGCCGGTCCCCGGCACCACCCGCGTAGCCGCGCTGCCGAGCTTTGGTCAGTCCGCGATTCTCGGCGTGTCGTCCGAGCGCATGGCCGTCGGCTGGGTCGACGGCGTGGCCGTGCCTCAGCCGATGGTGACCTTCACCCTCAGCTACGATCATGCGCTCTGCGACGGCGTCTACGCCGCCAGCTTCCTGGCCGCGCTGGTGAAGGACCTGGAGTCGCCCCGATCGTGA